The nucleotide window AGGACCGTCTGCGGGGACACCCGCTGGTCAGCCAGGTGCTCGTCGTGGGGGACAACCGCCCCTGCGTGGGTGCGCTGCTGACCCTGGACGCCGAGATGCTTCCCCTGTGGCTGAGCTCTCATGGGCTGGCGGAGATGGACGTCGTCGACGCCACACGGGATCCGCGGGTGCGCGCGGCCCTGGAGCGGGCGGTGACCCGCACGAACGAGTCCGTCTCAAGGGCGGAGTCCATCCGCACCTTCACCATCCTGCCCACCGACTTCACGGTGGCCAATGGCCTGCTCACGCCCTCGCTCAAGGTCAAGCGCGAGGAGGTGCTCACTCGCTTCGCCGAGGAGATCGACGAGCTCTACACGCGGCTGCCCGACCGCGGGGCGCGGGCCTGAGGACAGGTGGGCCGGTCCGCCCGGCGGCCCTCAGTGCTCCTGCCCGCCCCCGGCGCGGATCTTCTCGTGGTGATGGATCACCTCGGCGACGACGAAGGAGAAGAACTTCTCGGCGAAGACCGGGTCCAGGCCCGACTCGCGCGCCAGCTCCCGCAGCCGGGCGATCTGGCGGGCCTCGCGCTCGGGGTCGGCCGGCGGCAGGTCCAGCTCGGCCTTGAGGTGGCCGACCTGCTGGGTGCAGCGGAAGCGCTCGGCCAGCAGGTGCACCAGGGCGGCGTCGAGGTTGTCGATGGTGGCGCGGTAGCGGGCCAGCTGCGGGGGGACCTCGCGGAGGACCGCGGGCTCGCCACCGACGGCGGGCACGGCATCCCAGCCGTGACCCGCGACCTGCTGGCCACTCATGCGGTGCGAGTCCTCTCCCCCGCCTTCGAGGCGGCCCGCAGGGTGCCCGATCCCGCCTCGTAGCGGGGGCGGCCCTGCCCGCGCACGGCGTCGGCATCGACCACCACGCG belongs to Actinomyces capricornis and includes:
- a CDS encoding chorismate mutase, coding for MSGQQVAGHGWDAVPAVGGEPAVLREVPPQLARYRATIDNLDAALVHLLAERFRCTQQVGHLKAELDLPPADPEREARQIARLRELARESGLDPVFAEKFFSFVVAEVIHHHEKIRAGGGQEH